A window of Deltaproteobacteria bacterium genomic DNA:
AGATCGCGCGCGCGCTGAAGCTCGACGCGCCGCAGACGAAGAAGCTCGAGGACTTCCTCAGCGCGCTCTTCAAGCTCTACATCGAGAAGGACTGCTCGCTGGTCGAGATCAATCCTCTCGTCGTGACGAAGCAAGGCGACCTGTTCGCACTCGACGGCAAGCTCAATTTCGACGACAGCGCGCTCTACCGGCATCCCGACATCGCCGCGCTGCGCGATCCCGAAGAGGAAGACCCGCGCGAGCGCGCGGCCAAGGAGATCGACCTCGCCTACGTCGGCCTCGACGGCGAGATCGGCTGCATGGTGAACGGCGCGGGCCTCGCGATGGCGACGCTCGACGCGATCACCGTGAACGGCGGGCGCCCGGCGAACTTCCTCGATGCCGGCGGCGGCGCCGACAAGGAGAAGGTGAAGGAGGCGTTCAAGCTGATCCTGCGCGACGAGAACGTGAAGGCGATTCTCGTGAACATCTTCGGCGGCATCGTGCGCTGCGACCTGATCGCGGAAGGCGTGGTCGCCGCCGCCGCCGAGCTTGCGGTGAAGGTGCCGCTGGTGGTGCGCCTGCAAGGCACGAACGCCGAGGAAGGCCGCAGGATCCTCGCCGGCTCGGGGCTGAACATCACACCCGCAGAGACGCTGGCCGAGGCCGCCGAGAAGGCCGTCGCTGCGGCGAAGGGGAAGTAGGCATGGCGATTCTCGCCGGCAAGCACACGCGGCTCATCGTCCAGGGCATGGGCAAGATGGGTCAGTTCCACGCCAAGCTCTCGCTCGAGTACGGCACGGCAGTTGTTGGGGGAATTCATCCCGGCAAGGGCGGCACGAAGATCGACGGCATCCCGATCTTCGACACGGTGCTCGAGGCGAAGGAAGCGACGGGCGCGAACGCGAGCGTCGTGTTCGTGCCGCCGCCGGGCGCCGCCGACGCGATCCTCGAAGCCGTCGATGCAGACCTCGATCTCGTCGCGTGCATCACCGAAGGCATCCCCGCGATCGACATGGCGAAGGCGAAGCGCGCGATGAAGGGCAAGCGCACGCGCCTGGTCGGGCCGAACTGCCCCGGTGTGGTGGTCCCGAATCAGTGCCGCATCGGCATCATGCCCGCGAAGATCACGCGCCCCGGCCCGGTCGGCGTGGTTTCGCGCTCGGGCACGCTCACCTACGAGGCGGTCGACCAGCTCTCGCGGCTCGGCATCGGCCAGAGCACCTGCCTCGGCATCGGCGGCGATCCCGTGATCGGCACGAACTTCGTCGACGCGCTCGCACTGTTCGAGGCCGACCCCGAGACGAAGGCGGTGGTGATGATCGGGGAGATCGGCGGCTCCGCCGAAGAGACCGCCGCTGCATTCGTCAAGGCGAACATGAAGAAGCCCGTCGCGGCGTTCATCGCGGGCCAGAACGCGCCCGCCGGAAAGCGCATGGGCCACGCCGGCGCGATCATCGCGGGCGGCAAGGGCCGCGCCTCCGACAAGATGGACGCGCTGCGCGCCGCCGGCGTCGCGGTGTCGCTCTCGCCCGCGACGATCGGCGAGACGCTCGCGAAGCACGCGCGCGCGGTGTTGTAGGCCGAGGCGGAGGCACGCCGAGTGCGGGATACCGAGTCGCGCGGAATCGCTGAGGATCCGCCGACGCGACCCTTCCTGCGGCTGCTTCCCGCGCTCGTGCTCCTCGCGCTCTCGACGTGCGCTGCGCTTGCGCTCAGCGAGATCGTCCTGCGAATCGCCCATCCGGTGGAGGCCTCGTGGCTGGCGATCTATCGCCGGCATCCGAGCCAGCCCATGCACGCGCTGTTGCCGGGTGTCGACGCGCGAGTCGACACCGGCGAAACGCACTGGCGTGTGCTCACCGATGCGGATGGCATGCGTGTCGGCGCCTCGGCGGATGTTCCCACGCGATGTCTCGTGCTGTGGCTCGGCGATTCGTTCACGTTCGGGTACGGCGTCGACTATGAGCAGTCCTATGTCGGACTCGTGGCGGCGCGCGATCCGCAGGCTCGCCACCGCAACGCAGCGGTCCCTGCCTACGGACCGGTTCAGTACCGGCGCGTGCTCGAAGCCGCGTTGGCGTCGGGCGAACGTCCGAGCGCGGTGCGCGTCGTGACGTTCGTAGGCAACGACTTTCACGACTCGTTGTGGTCGAAGGACGCCCCGGTGCAAAACGGAATTCTGGGCGACCGTGGCGGGCTGAAGAGCTTCTTGAAGCGAAACCTGCACCTCTACCGCCTCGCTTCGATCGGGTTCCACCGCGTCGCTCCCTCGCGCAACACCGAGCACGCAGACGTCCGCGCCGAGCTGGCCGACGCCGCAGCCTGGGAGCGACCGTTCCTCGCCCGCGCGAAGCAGGTGTACGGCGCCGAGATGGCGCGCATTCGCGACCTCGCGCTCGAGGCCGGAGCGCGCGCGCAGTTCGCGATCCTGCCGACTCGCGAGGCCGTCGAGGCGATGCGCTCGGAGGCGCCCGTGGTTGGCGATCCGACTCTCCCCGTCGAAACCGCGCGCGCAATCCTGCAGACGCTCGACCCGGCGGTGCTCGACCTCTCGTCTGCGCTGCGCGCGGCCCCGGCAAGCGAGACCTTCTTTCGTTTCGATGGCCACCTGGCTCCGCTGGGAAACCGCATCGTGGCCGCCCAGATGGCGGAGAGTTGGGCGGAGGGCTGCCCTGCAGCGGAGGCGCAACTGTCCCGCTGATCGCGCGGATGCTGCGTTGGCGGTTAGAGCCGCGGCGCGGCCCTCGGAACGGGGTCCATCGTCCTGGACACAACTCCGCGCAGATCGCCGCGCCCGCCAAGTAAGCTCCACGCCTGAGGGAGCGCGAGGAAGCGACCATGGAAGCTGACCAGGCGGAGGACTCCGAGCGCGACGGCGACGGCGACGGCGACCGCGACGGTGGCGGAAAGAAGAAAAAGAAGAAGGGCGACTCCGGAGGCCGCTCCGTCGAGACGCTCTTCAAGGTGCTCTACCGCAACCACGTCGAGCTGACGGCGATCGCCGACACCAAGGCGAACATCATGGTGGGCATCAACGGCCTGCTCACGAGCGTCTCGCTCGGTGCCGTGCTGCCCCGGATCGCGGAGAGCGACGCGCAGTGGCTCGCGCCCGCGATTCTGTTGATTCTCGGCTGCGGCGTCTCGCTCGCCTGCGCGATCCTGTCGGCGCGGCCGCGCGTCTCGACTTCGCAGGTCTCGCTCGACGACATGCGCAGCCACCGCGCGAACCTGATGTTCTTCGGGCACTTCACGAAGCTGACGCCCGACGACTACGCGCTCGGTCTGCGCGAGTTGATCGACAACGCCGACCTCCTGCGCGAGCAGATGGCGCGCGACATCCACCAGCTCGGCTTCGTGCTCACGCGCAAGTACCGGTTGTTGTGGGCGTCTTACACGGCGCTGCTCGTCACGGTCGTGGCGAGCATCGGGAGCGCTCTCGCGTTGAGTCTCTTCGCTTGAAGCGCGGCCTGCGCGCGCTCGCCGCGTGCCTCCTGCTGCTGATCGCGACGGCGGGCATCGCCAAGCAGCCGCGCCGCATCGTCGTGATCGGCGACGTGCACGGCGGCCACGCGCAGCTCGCCGCGCTGCTCGCGGGCGCGGGCATCACGGACGCGAGCGGGCGCTGGATCGCACGCGACACGACGCTCCTGCAGCTCGGCGACCTGCTCGATCGCGGCGCAGGCGAGCGCGAGGTGCTCGATCTGCTGATGCGCCTCCAGAAGGAGGCGCGGAATGGGCGCGGCGAAGTCATCGTGCTGCTCGGCAATCACGAGGCGATGAGCATGCTCGGCGACCTGCGCTACGCGACGCCGCAGGGAGACGCGAGCTTCGGCGGCGCAGAGGCGCGCCGACTCGCGCTCGCGCCGAAGGGGAAGTACGGCCGTTGGCTGCGCAGCTTGCCTGCGATCGCGCGGATCGGCGGCACCGTGTTCGTCC
This region includes:
- the sucC gene encoding ADP-forming succinate--CoA ligase subunit beta — protein: MNVHEHQAKALFKSFGVAVPAGALATTPAEAEDAAKALGTPITVVKAQIHAGGRGKGGGVKLAKSPAEAKQHASQILGMTLVTHQTGPQGKLVRSVYVEAGSEIARELYLALTLDRATENFAVIASTEGGMNIEEVAEHTPEKIHTELIDPVVGLQPYHCRKIARALKLDAPQTKKLEDFLSALFKLYIEKDCSLVEINPLVVTKQGDLFALDGKLNFDDSALYRHPDIAALRDPEEEDPRERAAKEIDLAYVGLDGEIGCMVNGAGLAMATLDAITVNGGRPANFLDAGGGADKEKVKEAFKLILRDENVKAILVNIFGGIVRCDLIAEGVVAAAAELAVKVPLVVRLQGTNAEEGRRILAGSGLNITPAETLAEAAEKAVAAAKGK
- the sucD gene encoding succinate--CoA ligase subunit alpha; the protein is MAILAGKHTRLIVQGMGKMGQFHAKLSLEYGTAVVGGIHPGKGGTKIDGIPIFDTVLEAKEATGANASVVFVPPPGAADAILEAVDADLDLVACITEGIPAIDMAKAKRAMKGKRTRLVGPNCPGVVVPNQCRIGIMPAKITRPGPVGVVSRSGTLTYEAVDQLSRLGIGQSTCLGIGGDPVIGTNFVDALALFEADPETKAVVMIGEIGGSAEETAAAFVKANMKKPVAAFIAGQNAPAGKRMGHAGAIIAGGKGRASDKMDALRAAGVAVSLSPATIGETLAKHARAVL